A section of the Streptomyces sp. SLBN-118 genome encodes:
- a CDS encoding FAD/NAD(P)-binding domain-containing protein, which produces MSDVPDDARSAVPPTDAHAVAVVGAGPRGTSVLERLCASVPELTPRTPLTVHLVDPAPPGPGRVWRTDQPSELLMNTVASQVTLFTDDSVACEGPIRPGPSLYEWAKAHTDEQVDPDDYPTRACYGRYLEWAFRRTVDAAPHTVTVRVHRARAIRLEDDRDEAAVRAHALHNAARADDRGEVRRPPAPRQTLTLDDDTKLTGLSAVVLAQGHLPVVSRQAQAHLAEYASRRPRLRYYEPANPADLELAAVAPGESVLLRGLGLNFFDHMALLTTGRGGTFIRDGKAGTLAYRPSGREPRLYAGSRRGVPYQARGDNAKGASGRHEPLLLTPDVIAVFRKRADEGDPPQFLTEIWPLVAKEVETVHYEALLAGPDGLVPRGFRARYLDAPQGSPQETAVLDEFGIARADRWSWDRISRPYEGLSFNSPAEHRSWLLAHLRQDAAEAALGNVAGPLKAALDVLRDLRNELRLIVDHAGLSGMSRRDHLDRWYTPLNAFLSIGPPRRRIEEMKALIEAGVLDVVGPRTCFGSADGVFTAESPDVPGSLVTATTLIEARLPEPDLRRTCDELLGRLLKTGQCRPHAIDGYETGGLDVTQRPYRLINRQGRPHSRRFAIGVPTEGVHWVTAAGARPGVDSVTLSDADAVARAALRTLKGPRESEPDGGTDNEAESAAEIGSRSNVELASID; this is translated from the coding sequence TTGTCCGACGTACCCGACGACGCACGGTCCGCAGTTCCGCCTACCGACGCCCACGCCGTCGCAGTCGTCGGGGCGGGCCCGCGCGGCACCTCGGTCCTGGAGCGGCTCTGCGCCTCCGTGCCCGAGCTGACCCCGCGGACGCCGCTGACGGTCCACCTGGTCGACCCCGCACCGCCCGGCCCGGGCCGGGTGTGGCGCACCGACCAGCCGTCGGAGCTGCTGATGAACACGGTGGCCTCGCAGGTCACCCTGTTCACCGATGACAGCGTTGCCTGCGAAGGGCCGATACGTCCCGGTCCGAGCCTGTACGAGTGGGCGAAGGCGCACACGGACGAGCAGGTGGACCCGGACGACTATCCGACGCGGGCCTGTTACGGGCGTTATCTGGAGTGGGCGTTCCGCAGGACGGTGGACGCCGCCCCGCACACGGTCACGGTCCGGGTCCACCGGGCGCGGGCGATACGGCTCGAGGACGACCGGGACGAAGCGGCAGTCCGGGCCCACGCCCTGCACAATGCCGCTCGCGCCGATGACCGGGGCGAGGTCCGGCGTCCGCCCGCACCGCGGCAGACGCTCACGCTGGACGACGACACCAAGCTCACCGGCCTGTCCGCGGTGGTCCTCGCCCAGGGCCATCTGCCCGTCGTCTCCCGCCAGGCCCAGGCGCATCTCGCCGAGTACGCCTCCCGCCGTCCGCGCCTGCGCTACTACGAGCCCGCCAACCCGGCCGATCTCGAACTCGCCGCCGTAGCCCCGGGCGAATCGGTTCTGTTGCGCGGCCTCGGCCTCAACTTCTTCGACCACATGGCCTTGTTGACGACCGGCCGCGGCGGAACCTTCATACGCGACGGCAAGGCCGGCACGCTCGCCTACCGTCCTTCCGGGCGCGAGCCGCGCCTGTACGCCGGGTCGCGCCGCGGCGTCCCGTACCAGGCACGCGGCGACAACGCCAAGGGCGCATCGGGGCGGCACGAGCCTCTCCTTCTCACCCCTGATGTGATCGCGGTCTTCCGGAAGCGCGCGGACGAGGGCGATCCACCGCAGTTCCTCACCGAGATATGGCCACTGGTCGCCAAAGAAGTGGAGACCGTCCATTACGAGGCGCTCCTCGCGGGCCCCGACGGCCTTGTGCCCAGGGGCTTTCGGGCCCGCTATCTCGACGCCCCGCAGGGCAGCCCCCAGGAGACCGCCGTACTCGACGAGTTCGGGATCGCGCGCGCGGACCGCTGGTCCTGGGACCGGATTTCACGCCCGTACGAAGGCCTGAGCTTCAACAGCCCGGCCGAGCACCGCAGCTGGCTTCTCGCGCATCTGCGTCAGGACGCCGCCGAGGCCGCGCTCGGCAATGTCGCGGGCCCGCTCAAGGCCGCGCTCGACGTCCTGCGCGATCTCCGCAACGAACTGCGGCTGATCGTGGACCACGCGGGGCTGTCCGGCATGTCCCGGCGCGACCACCTGGACCGCTGGTACACCCCGCTGAACGCCTTCCTCTCCATCGGCCCGCCGCGCCGCAGGATCGAGGAGATGAAGGCGCTGATCGAGGCGGGTGTCCTGGATGTGGTCGGCCCGCGCACCTGCTTCGGGTCGGCGGACGGGGTCTTCACCGCCGAGTCGCCGGACGTGCCCGGATCGCTCGTGACGGCGACGACGCTCATCGAGGCGCGGCTGCCGGAGCCGGACCTGCGAAGGACCTGCGACGAGCTGCTGGGCCGGCTGCTGAAGACGGGCCAGTGCCGTCCGCACGCGATCGACGGTTACGAAACCGGAGGGCTGGACGTGACGCAGCGCCCGTACCGGCTGATCAACCGTCAGGGCCGTCCGCACTCCAGGCGTTTCGCGATCGGTGTGCCCACCGAAGGCGTGCACTGGGTGACCGCGGCCGGGGCCCGGCCCGGCGTCGACTCGGTCACGCTCTCGGACGCGGACGCGGTGGCACGCGCCGCACTGCGCACCCTCAAAGGGCCGCGGGAGAGCGAACCGGACGGCGGGACGGACAACGAAGCGGAATCCGCGGCGGAAATCGGCAGCCGATCAAATGTTGAACTTGCAAGTATTGATTAG
- a CDS encoding DoxX family protein: MAHPSLSTRLNSAQPYVLSLFRIVVGLLFTCHGARSLFGVLGGTTVPAGTWPDWYAAAIELVGGSLVLLGLGTRSAAFTASGSMAYAYFNVHQPDGLFPIQNSGEGAAMFCWSFLLLVFTGPGPLALDRLFAPGEGRAANEDRGEQSAPVTA; this comes from the coding sequence ATGGCACATCCCTCGCTGTCCACCCGCCTGAACTCGGCCCAGCCGTACGTGCTCAGCCTGTTCCGCATCGTCGTAGGCCTGCTCTTCACCTGCCACGGCGCCCGCTCGCTCTTCGGCGTACTCGGCGGCACCACCGTCCCGGCCGGCACCTGGCCCGACTGGTACGCCGCGGCGATCGAACTGGTCGGCGGCTCACTGGTGCTGCTCGGCCTCGGCACGCGCAGCGCCGCGTTCACAGCCTCTGGCTCGATGGCGTACGCGTACTTCAACGTCCACCAGCCCGACGGCCTCTTCCCGATCCAGAACAGCGGCGAGGGAGCCGCGATGTTCTGCTGGTCCTTCCTGCTACTGGTCTTCACCGGTCCCGGCCCGCTGGCGCTGGACCGGCTGTTCGCCCCTGGCGAGGGCCGGGCGGCGAACGAGGATCGGGGGGAGCAGTCCGCCCCGGTCACTGCCTAG
- a CDS encoding DedA family protein, with amino-acid sequence MLESVGSLTGSPWIYAVVALSVLLDVFLPVLPSGVLVITAATAAAAGSTTAAGGPVQTAAGHVPHEVPSLLVLVLCAATASVLGDLVAYRVAWRGGDRLDRAIARSRKLTSAQERLGWALSRGGGALVVVARFAPAGRSVVSLGAGAAHRNVRDFLPWSAVAGVAWAGYSVGLGYFGGQWLGATWIGAAVSVLALFAAGALAAYVMRRPTQEPAPEPAS; translated from the coding sequence GTGCTCGAGAGTGTGGGGTCGCTGACCGGCAGCCCATGGATCTACGCCGTGGTGGCGCTGTCCGTACTTCTCGATGTCTTCCTGCCCGTCCTCCCCAGCGGAGTGCTGGTGATCACCGCGGCGACCGCGGCCGCCGCGGGGTCGACCACCGCGGCAGGCGGCCCCGTCCAGACCGCGGCCGGGCACGTCCCGCACGAAGTTCCCTCGCTCCTCGTCCTCGTCCTGTGCGCGGCCACCGCTTCCGTACTGGGCGACCTCGTCGCGTACCGCGTCGCCTGGCGCGGCGGCGACCGGCTCGACCGGGCCATCGCCCGCTCCCGCAAGCTGACCAGCGCGCAGGAACGTCTTGGCTGGGCTCTCAGCCGTGGCGGCGGCGCCCTGGTCGTGGTCGCACGCTTCGCCCCGGCCGGGCGCTCGGTCGTCTCGCTGGGCGCGGGCGCGGCCCACCGCAACGTGAGGGACTTCCTGCCCTGGTCCGCCGTGGCGGGCGTGGCATGGGCGGGGTACAGCGTCGGCCTCGGCTACTTCGGCGGCCAGTGGCTCGGCGCGACCTGGATCGGCGCGGCCGTGTCCGTACTGGCGCTGTTCGCGGCGGGCGCGCTGGCGGCCTACGTCATGCGGCGTCCGACGCAGGAACCGGCTCCGGAGCCTGCTTCCTAG
- a CDS encoding DUF2277 domain-containing protein: MCRSIKTLRPPVLPEEATEEDIRAASLQYVRKVSGFRAPAAHNREVFEQAVDGIAEATRRLLEGLEVRGSGGSRPGPRKQAPEPVPASDAA; this comes from the coding sequence ATGTGCCGCAGCATCAAGACTCTCCGCCCGCCCGTCCTCCCCGAAGAGGCCACGGAGGAGGACATCCGTGCCGCCTCCTTGCAGTACGTACGCAAGGTGTCCGGCTTCCGGGCCCCCGCCGCGCACAATCGCGAGGTCTTCGAGCAGGCCGTCGACGGGATAGCCGAGGCGACCCGCAGGCTCCTCGAAGGGCTTGAGGTGCGCGGGTCCGGTGGCAGTCGGCCGGGGCCTAGGAAGCAGGCTCCGGAGCCGGTTCCTGCGTCGGACGCCGCATGA
- a CDS encoding serine hydrolase, with product MSAEAGVQGTVAEGFEVVREEFAAVLDEGITTSGAQLAVCVGGRLVVDLWAGQDMEGDSLTAVYSVTKGAAHLIVALLVQEGALELDREVAYYWPEFAAEGKSALTLRQLLTHQSGVIGADGGFSKAELADDRLIAERLAGQRPFWEPGTAYGYHALVIAALTGEVVRRVTGQSIQELFEERIRVPYGLDFYLGLPEPLEARWLDVQPMEPTREQLADLVANAPARDSLMGIAFNAHAKPPTDLVRFANRRDARVLGQASGGGVGNARGVAGMYAAAISETGGRAPLLKPDTIAEFGRLHTAGTDVVTGDVDHFGLGFEAMGVRYPFLAPDAFGHSGAAGGMGFADPASQVAYGYVRRRFAYPPGGGAAENDRLAQAVVGAAAAA from the coding sequence ATGAGCGCCGAAGCCGGCGTGCAGGGGACCGTGGCCGAGGGCTTCGAGGTCGTACGGGAGGAATTCGCCGCCGTACTCGACGAGGGGATCACCACCTCGGGGGCGCAGCTCGCGGTCTGTGTCGGCGGGAGGCTGGTCGTCGATCTGTGGGCCGGTCAGGACATGGAGGGCGACTCGCTCACCGCCGTCTACTCCGTCACCAAGGGCGCGGCCCATCTGATCGTGGCGCTGCTGGTACAGGAGGGCGCGCTCGAGCTGGACCGCGAAGTCGCTTACTACTGGCCGGAGTTCGCGGCGGAGGGCAAAAGCGCACTCACGCTGCGACAGCTGCTCACGCACCAGTCCGGGGTGATCGGCGCGGACGGGGGTTTCAGCAAGGCGGAGCTCGCCGACGACCGGCTGATCGCCGAACGGCTGGCGGGCCAGCGCCCGTTCTGGGAGCCGGGCACGGCGTACGGCTATCACGCCCTGGTCATCGCCGCCCTCACCGGTGAGGTGGTGCGCCGGGTCACGGGACAGTCGATCCAGGAGCTCTTCGAGGAGCGGATCAGGGTTCCGTACGGTCTCGACTTCTACCTCGGCCTGCCCGAACCGCTCGAGGCGCGCTGGCTCGACGTCCAGCCGATGGAGCCCACGCGCGAGCAGCTCGCCGATCTCGTGGCCAACGCACCGGCGCGCGACAGCCTGATGGGTATCGCCTTCAACGCCCACGCCAAGCCGCCCACGGACCTGGTGCGCTTCGCCAACAGGCGGGACGCGCGCGTACTGGGCCAGGCGTCGGGGGGCGGGGTCGGCAACGCGCGCGGTGTCGCGGGGATGTACGCGGCGGCGATCAGCGAGACCGGCGGACGGGCACCCCTGCTGAAGCCCGACACGATCGCGGAATTCGGCCGCCTTCACACCGCGGGCACGGATGTGGTCACCGGCGATGTGGACCACTTCGGTCTCGGCTTCGAGGCGATGGGCGTGCGGTATCCCTTCCTCGCCCCGGACGCCTTCGGGCACAGCGGTGCGGCGGGCGGGATGGGCTTCGCCGACCCGGCATCCCAGGTCGCCTACGGCTATGTGCGCCGGCGCTTCGCCTACCCGCCGGGTGGCGGAGCCGCGGAGAACGACCGGCTGGCGCAAGCGGTGGTGGGGGCGGCGGCCGCGGCCTGA
- a CDS encoding helix-turn-helix transcriptional regulator, translating to MPDDPLSTTFGALADPTRRAILARLADGAATVNELAEPFDISLQAISKHLKVLERAGLITRGRDAQYRPCHLRAGPLKDVTAWLERYRSFWEESFGQLDEYLIELQERQRNNDIESQ from the coding sequence ATGCCAGACGACCCGCTCAGCACCACCTTCGGCGCCCTCGCCGACCCGACCCGCCGCGCCATCCTGGCGCGCCTCGCGGACGGAGCGGCGACGGTCAACGAGCTGGCCGAGCCGTTCGACATCAGCCTGCAGGCCATCTCCAAGCACCTGAAGGTGCTCGAACGCGCCGGCCTGATCACGAGGGGCCGCGACGCCCAGTACCGGCCCTGCCATCTGCGGGCCGGCCCGCTCAAGGACGTCACCGCGTGGCTGGAGCGCTACCGCAGCTTCTGGGAGGAGAGTTTCGGCCAGCTCGACGAGTACCTGATCGAACTTCAGGAAAGGCAGCGGAACAATGACATCGAAAGCCAGTGA
- a CDS encoding SRPBCC family protein, with the protein MTSKASEHPTTLTTPSDRELVITRVFDAPRSLVFEAWTKPEHVRQWYGLRSLTTFVCEIDFRPGGAWRWGQRGPDGSEVVFSGEYKEIVPPERIVYTEVFEQMPGPVVLTTLSFDEEDGRTTLTSRSVWPSAEILAGAIAMGMEAGVVEQYERLDEHLRTMT; encoded by the coding sequence ATGACATCGAAAGCCAGTGAGCACCCGACGACGCTGACCACCCCGTCGGACCGGGAGCTTGTCATCACCCGCGTCTTCGACGCCCCGCGCAGCCTCGTCTTCGAGGCCTGGACCAAGCCCGAACATGTCCGCCAGTGGTACGGACTGCGCTCGCTGACGACATTCGTCTGCGAGATCGACTTCCGCCCGGGCGGCGCGTGGCGCTGGGGCCAGAGGGGACCCGACGGAAGCGAGGTCGTGTTCTCGGGCGAGTACAAGGAGATCGTGCCGCCGGAGCGCATCGTCTACACGGAAGTCTTCGAACAGATGCCGGGCCCCGTCGTCCTGACCACCCTCTCCTTCGACGAGGAGGACGGCCGGACGACCCTGACCAGCCGCTCGGTCTGGCCCTCGGCGGAGATCCTCGCCGGAGCGATCGCCATGGGCATGGAGGCGGGAGTCGTCGAGCAGTACGAACGCCTCGACGAGCACCTGCGGACGATGACCTGA
- a CDS encoding ATP-binding protein, which yields MEFRGRAADLDALRQQLSEIAAGRSATRGRAVIMTGRRRVGKSRLVQEFCDRSEVPYVVFQATRGRNPVAERSDFTAAIAQSPLPGAELVSGLQAGDWNQALRSLAMAVPDDRPSIAVIDEVPWLVEQDQEFEGALQTVWDRHLSSKPVLLMLVGSDMSVMEALQSYGRPFFGRAAKMTVQPLHLADVQAMTDLDAAEAVDALLITGGFPEIVQAWRPGMGRLDFLRESAANPLSPLLVAGELTLLGEFPEASYARAVLEAVGSGERTFSTIAARAGGASALPSGTLSPLLNMLQAKRVLATDLPLSNKPDTKNKRYRIADPYLRFWLAFLQRAIPLIERGRGDVALERIERSWPTWRGRAVEPVIRESLMRLLPDDIWPETEAVGGWWNRQNRPEIDLVGADREPVARKIHFIGSVKWLESHPFGRREYDALVRDVLAVPGSEPDTALVAVSRCGVADGLPLAAHWGPEDLVRAWQRR from the coding sequence ATGGAGTTCCGGGGCCGGGCTGCGGATCTGGACGCACTGAGACAGCAACTGAGTGAGATCGCAGCCGGCCGCTCGGCCACGCGCGGCCGAGCCGTGATCATGACGGGACGGCGACGCGTGGGGAAGTCACGCCTGGTCCAGGAATTCTGTGACCGGTCGGAGGTTCCGTACGTTGTTTTCCAGGCCACGCGGGGCCGCAATCCGGTCGCCGAGCGGTCGGACTTCACCGCAGCGATTGCGCAGTCGCCGCTGCCGGGGGCTGAGCTCGTCTCCGGTTTGCAGGCAGGAGACTGGAACCAGGCTCTGCGGTCGCTGGCTATGGCAGTTCCGGACGACCGGCCGAGCATTGCCGTCATCGACGAGGTCCCCTGGCTGGTCGAGCAGGACCAGGAGTTCGAGGGCGCTCTCCAGACCGTATGGGACCGGCACCTTTCCTCCAAGCCCGTACTGCTGATGCTGGTCGGCAGCGACATGTCGGTGATGGAGGCGTTGCAGTCGTATGGGCGTCCGTTCTTCGGACGGGCGGCGAAGATGACCGTTCAGCCGCTGCACCTGGCCGACGTGCAGGCCATGACTGACCTGGACGCGGCAGAGGCAGTGGACGCGCTGCTGATTACCGGTGGCTTCCCTGAGATCGTGCAAGCGTGGCGGCCGGGCATGGGCCGACTGGATTTCCTGCGGGAGTCGGCGGCCAATCCGCTGTCGCCGCTGCTGGTGGCAGGAGAGCTCACGCTGCTTGGCGAGTTCCCCGAGGCCTCGTACGCCCGGGCGGTGCTGGAAGCGGTGGGCAGTGGTGAGCGCACGTTCAGCACCATTGCAGCCAGGGCCGGAGGCGCCAGCGCGCTGCCCTCCGGCACACTTTCACCGCTGCTGAACATGCTGCAGGCCAAGCGGGTGCTGGCCACCGACCTGCCACTGTCGAACAAGCCCGACACCAAGAACAAGCGCTATCGCATCGCCGACCCCTACCTGCGGTTCTGGCTGGCGTTCCTGCAGCGTGCCATCCCACTCATCGAGCGGGGACGGGGCGATGTGGCGCTGGAGCGCATCGAGCGGTCGTGGCCGACCTGGCGTGGACGCGCGGTCGAGCCGGTGATCCGTGAATCTCTGATGCGGCTGCTGCCCGATGACATCTGGCCGGAGACGGAAGCGGTGGGAGGCTGGTGGAACCGGCAGAACAGACCCGAGATCGACTTGGTCGGTGCCGACCGTGAGCCGGTCGCCAGGAAGATCCACTTCATCGGCTCGGTGAAGTGGCTGGAGAGCCATCCTTTCGGTCGCCGGGAGTACGACGCCTTGGTGCGCGACGTGCTCGCCGTCCCGGGCAGCGAGCCGGACACCGCGCTCGTCGCGGTGTCCCGCTGTGGCGTGGCCGACGGTTTGCCGCTCGCCGCGCACTGGGGACCGGAGGACCTCGTACGGGCCTGGCAGCGCCGGTAG
- a CDS encoding bifunctional polysaccharide deacetylase/glycosyltransferase family 2 protein translates to MTRSSQTAPPARTNRHALRRDPRAHWLLLVLTLAVAATALLFSGYGRHEIAPTAAAHHCTAAAPAAIRTGGPVLSEAGGKPNSARLPAGRVALTYDGGPDPTWTPPLLDVLKKHHAKATFFLSGSQVAAHPDLVRRIHGEGHEIGSHTYTDANLAQVSAPRARFELAITQNTLAGAVGLGTRLVRLPHTGDIASMCADQWAAGRRAIDDGYILVAADAADRSTKQGAIRQFAGSQEAVDATEKLLASAPHGARFTTVGAALRMNGASYPVSETTEAKGTAVLWAQTLSRGFADSMTWLLVAAGAISVGRLVLLFTVARVHVRRTRRKRRRGKRLPPVNDPVTVIVPAYNEEAGIEATLRSLLASTHPYIQVIVVDDGSSDRTFEIAEWVRQGDPRVMVVRQPNAGKAAALNTGLSWAHFDIVVMIDGDTVFESEAIRNLIQPLADPRVGAVSGNTKVGNRQGVLGRWQHLEYVVGFNLDRRMFDVLECMPTVPGAIGAFRRQALTDVGGVSEDTLAEDTDLTMALCRLGWRVVYEESAIAWTEAPSTVRQLWKQRYRWCYGTLQAMWKHRRSLFETGSAGKFGRRGLTYLAVFQTLLPLLAPLVDVFAVYGLLFQSAAQAGAVWLGFTAVQVFSALYALRLDKEKFEPLWTLPLQIFVYRQLMYLVVVQSVVTALLGSRLRWHRMQRTGSATDTLQRQPA, encoded by the coding sequence GTGACCCGCTCATCGCAGACGGCGCCGCCTGCCAGAACCAACCGGCACGCCCTGCGGCGCGACCCCCGCGCCCACTGGCTGCTGCTTGTGCTCACTCTGGCAGTCGCCGCCACCGCGCTGCTGTTCAGCGGTTACGGTCGGCACGAGATAGCCCCCACCGCCGCCGCGCATCACTGCACCGCCGCCGCCCCCGCGGCGATACGCACGGGCGGCCCCGTGCTCAGCGAGGCCGGCGGAAAGCCGAACAGCGCGCGCCTGCCCGCCGGGAGGGTCGCCCTGACCTACGACGGCGGCCCTGATCCCACTTGGACTCCGCCCCTGCTCGACGTCCTGAAGAAGCATCACGCCAAGGCGACGTTCTTCCTGTCCGGCTCCCAGGTGGCTGCCCACCCGGACCTGGTGCGCAGGATCCACGGCGAGGGCCACGAGATCGGCTCGCACACCTACACTGACGCCAACCTCGCACAGGTCTCGGCGCCCCGCGCGCGGTTCGAACTCGCCATCACCCAGAACACCCTCGCCGGCGCCGTCGGCCTCGGTACCCGCCTGGTGAGGCTGCCGCATACCGGGGACATCGCGTCCATGTGCGCCGACCAGTGGGCGGCCGGGCGGCGCGCGATCGACGACGGCTACATCCTGGTTGCCGCCGACGCCGCCGACCGGAGCACGAAGCAGGGTGCGATCCGCCAGTTCGCCGGCTCGCAGGAGGCCGTCGACGCCACTGAGAAACTCTTGGCGTCCGCGCCGCACGGCGCGCGGTTCACGACGGTCGGAGCGGCGCTCCGGATGAACGGTGCCAGCTACCCCGTCTCGGAGACCACCGAGGCGAAGGGCACGGCCGTCCTGTGGGCGCAGACCCTGTCCCGCGGCTTCGCCGACTCCATGACCTGGTTGCTGGTGGCCGCGGGTGCAATCTCCGTGGGGCGCCTCGTGCTGTTGTTCACAGTCGCCCGCGTGCATGTGCGCCGCACCCGCCGGAAAAGGCGCCGCGGCAAGCGGCTGCCACCGGTCAACGACCCGGTCACCGTGATCGTGCCCGCGTACAACGAGGAGGCAGGCATCGAGGCGACCCTGCGCTCGCTGCTCGCCTCCACGCATCCGTACATCCAGGTCATCGTGGTCGACGACGGATCGAGCGACCGCACCTTCGAAATTGCCGAGTGGGTGCGGCAGGGGGATCCACGCGTAATGGTGGTGCGCCAGCCCAACGCAGGGAAGGCGGCTGCTCTCAACACCGGTCTCTCCTGGGCACACTTCGACATCGTGGTGATGATCGACGGTGACACGGTCTTCGAGTCGGAGGCGATCCGCAACCTGATCCAGCCGCTCGCCGATCCGCGCGTCGGTGCGGTCAGCGGCAACACGAAGGTCGGCAACCGGCAGGGCGTACTGGGCCGTTGGCAGCACCTCGAGTACGTCGTCGGCTTCAACCTCGACCGCCGCATGTTCGACGTGCTCGAATGCATGCCAACCGTGCCGGGAGCGATCGGCGCGTTCCGTCGGCAGGCCCTGACGGACGTCGGCGGGGTCAGCGAGGACACCCTTGCCGAGGACACCGATCTGACGATGGCACTGTGCCGCCTGGGCTGGCGGGTCGTGTACGAGGAGTCGGCGATCGCCTGGACGGAGGCGCCGTCCACCGTCCGACAGCTATGGAAGCAGCGCTACCGCTGGTGTTACGGCACCCTCCAGGCGATGTGGAAGCACCGCAGGTCGCTGTTCGAGACGGGGTCGGCGGGCAAGTTCGGCCGCCGCGGACTGACCTATCTCGCCGTCTTTCAGACGCTGTTGCCATTGCTCGCCCCGCTCGTTGACGTGTTCGCTGTGTACGGACTGCTGTTCCAGAGCGCCGCCCAGGCCGGGGCCGTGTGGCTCGGCTTCACGGCCGTGCAGGTGTTCAGCGCTCTCTACGCGCTCCGCCTGGACAAGGAGAAGTTCGAACCGCTGTGGACGCTGCCGCTGCAGATCTTCGTCTACCGGCAGCTGATGTACCTGGTGGTGGTGCAGTCGGTCGTCACGGCACTGCTGGGCAGCAGGCTGCGCTGGCACCGGATGCAGCGCACCGGTTCGGCCACGGACACGCTGCAGCGGCAGCCGGCGTGA
- a CDS encoding DUF998 domain-containing protein: MRPVSWWALLSSGSAPLLLVGGWLVAALLRGRGYEPVTQTISVLAADGVPGYWVMKGALGALGICHLLTACGLRPAALAGRVALGAGGVSAIVLALLPVPRSGGSLEHGAVVAVGFALLALWPVLAADRSGVAPWGLRPAVSIVVSALMWVGAAWFLIELHGHGAAGIAERVLTSAQSLWPFLVVASCLRPIRS, encoded by the coding sequence GTGCGACCTGTGTCTTGGTGGGCCCTGCTTTCGTCGGGGTCTGCGCCTCTCCTGTTGGTCGGTGGCTGGCTGGTCGCGGCGCTGCTCCGGGGGCGCGGCTATGAGCCCGTCACTCAAACGATCAGCGTTTTGGCGGCCGACGGTGTTCCCGGCTATTGGGTGATGAAGGGGGCGTTGGGCGCCCTGGGGATCTGTCACCTGCTCACAGCTTGTGGACTGCGCCCAGCTGCGCTCGCCGGACGTGTGGCGCTGGGTGCTGGTGGAGTGTCGGCGATTGTGCTCGCGCTGCTCCCCGTGCCGAGGAGCGGGGGTTCCCTGGAACACGGCGCAGTGGTCGCGGTCGGGTTCGCTCTCCTGGCACTGTGGCCAGTGCTGGCCGCGGATCGCAGTGGAGTTGCACCGTGGGGGCTCCGGCCCGCGGTGTCGATCGTGGTGAGTGCGCTGATGTGGGTGGGCGCAGCATGGTTCTTGATCGAACTGCATGGTCACGGCGCTGCCGGTATCGCTGAACGTGTCCTGACGTCCGCTCAGTCTCTGTGGCCCTTTTTGGTCGTCGCCTCCTGCCTGCGTCCTATCCGATCCTGA
- a CDS encoding DUF4097 family beta strand repeat-containing protein, with protein sequence MHALRTRHTRRTGRRALVAFGGTAVLGLSLTGCGSADAGEAPVEKRAFPFVGKALTIDTDDSDIELQPADVKDVQVTRQVDGWAFLGDGPEASWKMEDGKLTLRVNCDAVASDCEARHIVKVPRGVAVTVEDDNGSVTASGFDTALTVRSDNGAVTVRDSSGPLQLDSDNGEIVTERVRARTVSVKVENGDVRLGLLAAPERVETVTDNGSTLIELPRAGAPYAVTAKSDNGGVDVDVPNDSSSTHVVNARSDNGKVTLRSAN encoded by the coding sequence ATGCACGCGCTCCGCACCCGCCACACCCGCCGAACCGGCCGTCGTGCGCTCGTCGCGTTCGGGGGTACGGCAGTACTCGGTCTCTCGCTGACCGGGTGCGGGAGTGCCGATGCCGGGGAGGCGCCCGTCGAGAAGCGGGCCTTCCCGTTCGTGGGGAAGGCTCTCACCATCGACACCGACGACTCCGACATCGAGCTGCAGCCGGCCGATGTGAAGGACGTGCAGGTGACGCGGCAGGTCGACGGGTGGGCGTTCCTCGGGGACGGGCCGGAGGCCTCCTGGAAGATGGAGGACGGGAAGCTCACCCTCCGGGTGAACTGCGACGCCGTCGCCAGTGACTGCGAGGCGCGGCACATCGTGAAGGTGCCGCGGGGCGTCGCCGTGACCGTTGAGGACGACAACGGGAGCGTGACTGCCAGTGGATTCGACACCGCGCTGACGGTTCGGTCCGACAACGGTGCGGTGACGGTACGGGACTCCAGCGGGCCCTTGCAGCTGGACAGCGACAATGGGGAGATCGTCACCGAACGCGTCAGGGCCAGGACCGTGAGCGTCAAGGTGGAGAACGGGGACGTGCGGCTCGGGCTGCTCGCCGCGCCCGAGCGGGTCGAGACGGTCACTGACAACGGGTCGACCCTCATCGAGCTTCCGCGCGCCGGGGCTCCGTACGCCGTGACGGCCAAGAGCGACAACGGCGGCGTGGACGTCGACGTGCCGAACGACAGCAGCAGCACGCATGTCGTGAACGCGCGCAGCGACAACGGCAAAGTCACCCTGCGAAGCGCGAACTAA